A genomic region of Nyctibius grandis isolate bNycGra1 chromosome 34, bNycGra1.pri, whole genome shotgun sequence contains the following coding sequences:
- the LOC137675498 gene encoding olfactory receptor 14C36-like, whose protein sequence is MSNSSSITQFLLLAFADTQELQLLHFWLFLGIYMVVFLGNGLIITAIACDYCLHTPMYFFLFNLSILDPGSISTTVPISIANSLWDTRTISYSGCSAQVFFFSFFLSAELYLLTVMAYDRYSAICKPLHYGTLLGTRACVHMAAAAWASGFLNALLHTANTFSLPLCRGNAVEQFFCEIPHILKLSCPQSDLREVGLVMFSAFVFCCCFVFIVLSYVQIFRAVLRIPSEQGRHKAFSTCLPHLAVVSLFISTGMFTYLKPPSISSPSLDLVVAVLYSVVPPAVNPLIYSMRNQELKESIRKVISGIVLNSGKFFIALQE, encoded by the coding sequence atgtccaacagcagctccatcacccagttcctcctcctggcatttgcagacacgcaggagctgcagctcttgcacttctggctcttcctgggcatctacaTGGTTGTCTTCCTAGGCAATGGCCTCATCATCACCGCTATAGCCTGCGACTACtgcctccacacccccatgtacttcttcctctttAATCTCTCAATTCTTGACCCTGGCTCCATCTCCACGACTGTCCCCATATCCATAGCCAATTCCCTCTGGGACACCAGGACCATTTCCTACTCAGGATGTTCTgcccaggtttttttcttttcgttttttttgtcagcagaATTATATCTTCTCACCGTCATGGCCTACGACCGCTACagtgccatctgcaaacccctgcattACGGGACCCTCCTGGGAAccagagcttgtgtccacatggcagcgGCTGCCTGGGCCAGTGGGTTTCTCAATGCTCTACTGCACAcggccaatacattttcactgcCCCTCTGCCGAGGCAATGCTGTGGagcagttcttctgtgaaatcccccacatcctcaagctctcctgcccACAGTCCGACCTCAGGGAAGTTGGACTTGTCATGTTTagtgcttttgtattttgctgttgttttgttttcattgtgctgtcttatgtgcagatcttcagggctgtgctgaggatcccctctgagcagggacgccacaaagccttttccacgtgcctcccACACCTGGCCGTGGTCTCCCTGTTTATCAGCACTGGTATGTTTACCTACTTGAAGCCTCCATCCAtctcatccccatccctggatcTGGTGGTGGCAGTTCTGTATTCTgtggtgcctccagcagtgaaccccctcatctacagcatgaggaaccagGAGCTCAAGGAGTCCATCAGGAAAGTTATTTCAGGGATAGTTCTCAATAGTGGTAAATTTTTCATTGCTCTTCAGGAATGA